In a single window of the Bradyrhizobium erythrophlei genome:
- a CDS encoding LLM class flavin-dependent oxidoreductase, with protein sequence MEMGYFTMPSHPPECGLKEGHDWDLQTLRWLDELGYQEAWIGEHHTAPWEPHPAPDLLLAQAFLQTRNIRLGPGGFLLPYHHPAELANRVAMLDHLSGGRLNFGVAASGLPSDWAMFNVDGMSGQNRDMTREALEIILRMWTEDAPWTHKGKFWTVTKPDTMFDFLKPHLKPKQAPHPPIGVAGLSKGSDTLKLAGERGYIPMSLNLNPAYVSSHWDSVEIGAAKTGRKPSRADWRLVREVFVADTDEEAWRLSAGDMMGRMMGEYFLPLLGHFGFKDYLKHAPDVPDSDVTVDYCARRNWVVGSPATVADKIETIYREVGGFGTLLVFGFDYKHKPEAWHHSLTLLKQEVMPRLKHLNAELGRAA encoded by the coding sequence ATGGAGATGGGATATTTCACGATGCCCTCGCATCCGCCGGAATGCGGGCTCAAAGAGGGTCACGACTGGGACCTTCAGACGCTGCGATGGCTCGATGAACTCGGCTACCAGGAGGCCTGGATCGGCGAGCATCACACCGCGCCATGGGAGCCGCACCCGGCACCCGATTTGCTGCTGGCGCAGGCCTTTCTGCAAACCAGGAATATTCGTCTCGGCCCCGGCGGTTTCCTGTTGCCCTACCACCATCCCGCCGAACTCGCCAACCGTGTGGCGATGCTCGATCATCTCTCCGGCGGGCGGCTGAATTTCGGCGTCGCGGCGTCGGGCCTGCCGAGCGACTGGGCGATGTTCAACGTCGACGGCATGTCCGGACAGAACCGCGATATGACCCGCGAGGCGCTCGAGATCATCTTGAGGATGTGGACCGAAGACGCCCCGTGGACCCACAAGGGCAAGTTCTGGACGGTAACCAAGCCCGACACCATGTTCGATTTCCTCAAGCCCCACCTCAAGCCCAAGCAGGCGCCGCATCCGCCGATCGGTGTCGCCGGCCTGAGCAAGGGTTCGGACACGCTGAAACTTGCCGGGGAGCGCGGCTACATCCCGATGAGCCTCAACCTCAACCCGGCCTATGTTTCGAGCCACTGGGATTCCGTGGAGATTGGCGCCGCCAAAACCGGGCGCAAGCCGAGCCGCGCGGATTGGCGGCTGGTGCGCGAGGTGTTCGTCGCCGATACCGATGAGGAAGCCTGGAGGCTGTCGGCCGGCGACATGATGGGCCGCATGATGGGCGAATATTTCCTGCCGCTGCTCGGTCACTTCGGCTTCAAGGACTATCTCAAGCACGCGCCCGACGTGCCGGACTCCGACGTCACGGTCGACTACTGCGCCCGCCGCAACTGGGTCGTCGGCTCGCCCGCGACGGTCGCCGACAAGATAGAGACCATCTATCGCGAGGTCGGTGGTTTCGGCACGCTGTTGGTGTTCGGCTTCGACTACAAGCACAAGCCGGAAGCCTGGCACCATTCGCTGACGCTGTTGAAGCAGGAGGTGATGCCTCGGTTGAAGCATCTTAACGCGGAACTCGGCCGCGCGGCGTGA
- a CDS encoding NADH:flavin oxidoreductase/NADH oxidase produces the protein MSALFSPIKLRDLALPNRIMVAPMCQYSAVDGEANDWHFTHINMLALSGAAMFCIEATHVEAIGRITPGCLGLWNDATEAALKPILASVRKHSKGAVAMQLAHAGRKGSSHTPWDGGQQIPISEGGWQTEGPSAVPHKEGEAAPLALDAPGLARIRDAFVAAAMRAERLGIDALELHAAHGYLLHQFLSPISNQRTDQYGGSLQNRLRYPLEVFDAIRAAFPERKPIGVKVSATDWVEGGWDLAQTIEFAKELKKRGVDWIDASSGGVSPKQKIPLSPGYQVPFAQAIKEATGVNTIAVGLITEAKQAEEIVASGKADMVALARAMLYDPRWGWHAAAELGGHVTAPPQYWRSQPSTQKELFGKTTFGAR, from the coding sequence ATGAGCGCCCTGTTTTCTCCGATAAAACTGCGCGATCTTGCGCTTCCCAACCGCATCATGGTGGCACCGATGTGCCAGTACTCCGCCGTCGACGGCGAGGCCAACGACTGGCACTTCACCCACATCAACATGCTGGCGCTGTCGGGGGCCGCGATGTTCTGCATCGAGGCTACCCACGTCGAAGCGATCGGCCGCATCACGCCCGGCTGCCTCGGCCTGTGGAACGATGCCACCGAAGCCGCGCTGAAGCCGATCCTGGCGTCGGTGCGCAAGCATTCCAAAGGCGCCGTGGCGATGCAGCTCGCCCATGCCGGCCGCAAGGGGTCCAGCCACACGCCGTGGGACGGCGGGCAGCAGATCCCGATCTCCGAAGGCGGCTGGCAGACCGAGGGGCCTTCCGCCGTGCCGCACAAGGAAGGCGAGGCCGCGCCTTTGGCGCTCGATGCGCCGGGCCTGGCACGCATACGCGATGCTTTCGTGGCGGCGGCCATGCGCGCCGAGCGGCTCGGTATCGATGCCCTCGAACTGCACGCCGCGCACGGCTATTTGCTGCATCAATTTTTGTCGCCGATTTCAAACCAGCGCACCGATCAATATGGCGGCAGCCTGCAAAACCGCTTGCGCTATCCGCTGGAAGTGTTTGACGCGATCCGCGCGGCGTTCCCGGAACGAAAGCCCATCGGTGTCAAGGTCTCCGCAACCGACTGGGTCGAGGGCGGCTGGGATCTCGCGCAGACCATCGAATTCGCAAAGGAGCTGAAAAAGCGCGGCGTCGACTGGATCGATGCGTCCTCCGGCGGCGTCTCGCCAAAGCAAAAAATTCCGCTCTCGCCCGGCTATCAGGTGCCGTTCGCGCAGGCCATCAAGGAAGCCACCGGCGTCAATACCATCGCGGTCGGTCTCATCACCGAGGCAAAACAGGCCGAAGAGATTGTCGCATCAGGCAAGGCCGACATGGTCGCGCTGGCGCGTGCCATGCTCTACGACCCGCGCTGGGGCTGGCACGCGGCGGCCGAACTCGGCGGCCATGTCACCGCGCCGCCGCAATACTGGCGCTCACAGCCCTCGACACAGAAGGAACTGTTCGGGAAGACCACGTTCGGGGCGCGGTGA
- a CDS encoding Bug family tripartite tricarboxylate transporter substrate binding protein, translating to MRKSIRLICILSSFLLTATARAEDWPSRLIKATIPFGAGSATDVVPRLVFDRLAAELGQPIVIENRAGAGGTLGTAMVAKADPDGYSILADSSALTIAPAIFPDLSFDATRDLASVLMIGSSANVMIVPASRPWKTVQDFIAEAKAKPGSISFGSVGIGSAVHISAEKFRLAAGIEATHVPYRGGAEVIADIIGGRVDFYFCPLATALPLIHAGQVRALLVSTPKRVADLPDVPTPLEAGLKDADSAIWFGVFMPAKTPRDIVEKFHAAGVRVLNEPAMQDSLNRLGVDPLPMTPRQMDELVLRETAANMEVIKAAGIKQ from the coding sequence TTGCGCAAGTCCATCCGATTGATCTGCATTCTCTCGAGTTTTCTGCTGACCGCCACAGCGCGCGCGGAAGACTGGCCGTCGCGGCTGATCAAGGCGACGATTCCGTTCGGCGCCGGCAGTGCCACCGATGTGGTGCCGCGGCTGGTGTTCGATCGTCTCGCGGCCGAACTGGGCCAGCCCATCGTGATCGAGAATCGCGCCGGCGCCGGCGGCACGCTCGGTACCGCCATGGTGGCGAAGGCCGATCCCGACGGCTACAGCATTCTCGCCGATTCATCGGCGCTGACGATTGCGCCGGCGATCTTTCCCGATCTGTCGTTCGACGCCACGCGCGACCTCGCCTCGGTGCTGATGATCGGCTCCAGCGCCAATGTGATGATCGTGCCCGCCTCGCGGCCATGGAAGACCGTGCAGGATTTCATCGCGGAGGCCAAAGCCAAACCGGGATCGATTTCGTTCGGCTCGGTCGGCATCGGCAGCGCGGTGCATATCAGCGCCGAGAAATTCCGCCTCGCCGCCGGCATCGAGGCCACCCACGTGCCCTATCGCGGCGGCGCCGAAGTGATCGCCGACATCATCGGCGGCAGGGTTGATTTTTATTTTTGTCCGCTCGCCACCGCGCTGCCTTTGATCCATGCCGGTCAAGTGCGTGCGCTGCTGGTCTCGACGCCGAAACGCGTCGCCGATCTGCCCGACGTACCTACGCCGCTCGAGGCCGGGCTGAAAGATGCCGACAGCGCGATCTGGTTCGGGGTGTTCATGCCGGCAAAGACGCCGCGCGACATCGTCGAGAAATTTCATGCCGCCGGCGTCAGGGTGCTGAACGAGCCGGCGATGCAGGACAGCCTGAACAGGCTCGGTGTCGACCCGTTGCCGATGACGCCCAGGCAGATGGACGAACTCGTGCTGCGCGAGACGGCCGCCAACATGGAAGTGATCAAGGCCGCCGGGATCAAGCAATAG
- a CDS encoding esterase-like activity of phytase family protein has translation MRTRLSRRRLLKFTAAGLSTIAMPGLAPAQQATVPPSKPIAPDKFSVRAPVSIEVNARPIPSFDTRDHSRTRFGALEYRSGLVLTSRFPGFGGLSGLRLDARGERFISFSDKGSWFTGRIVYHGREMTGLDDVEAAPMLGADGRPITARGWFDTESIALDGPHVYIGLERVNRVLRFDFSEGFTRSRGEEVPMPAAVRKLPFNKGLEALVFVPKGLPLAGTLIAISERGLDAAGNLIAFLVGGPAPGQFSVHRTDNYDISDAVLLPSGELLVLERKFSLLSGIGIRIRRIALTSVAPGAVVDGPPIFDADLGHEIDNMEGIDAYVTPEGETVLTMVSDDNFSMLQRTLLLQFTLVE, from the coding sequence ATGCGCACGCGCCTCAGCCGCCGCCGCCTCCTCAAGTTCACGGCGGCGGGGCTCTCGACGATCGCAATGCCCGGCCTCGCCCCGGCGCAACAGGCAACCGTGCCGCCGTCGAAGCCGATCGCACCGGACAAATTCTCGGTCAGGGCGCCGGTTTCGATCGAGGTCAACGCCCGGCCGATTCCCTCGTTCGACACCCGCGACCATTCGCGAACCCGTTTTGGGGCGCTGGAATATCGCAGCGGGTTGGTTCTGACCTCGCGTTTTCCAGGTTTCGGCGGGTTGTCGGGATTGCGGCTCGACGCCAGGGGCGAGCGCTTCATCTCCTTCAGCGACAAGGGAAGCTGGTTCACCGGTCGCATCGTCTATCACGGCCGCGAGATGACCGGGCTCGACGACGTCGAGGCAGCTCCAATGCTCGGGGCCGACGGCAGGCCGATCACCGCGCGTGGCTGGTTCGATACCGAGTCGATCGCGCTCGACGGGCCCCACGTCTACATCGGCCTCGAACGCGTCAACCGGGTGCTTCGATTCGATTTCAGCGAGGGCTTTACGCGATCGCGCGGCGAAGAGGTGCCGATGCCGGCGGCGGTGCGCAAGCTGCCTTTCAACAAGGGCCTGGAAGCGCTGGTGTTCGTGCCGAAGGGTCTGCCGCTGGCGGGCACGCTGATCGCGATCTCCGAGCGCGGCCTCGACGCCGCGGGCAACCTGATCGCCTTTCTGGTCGGGGGTCCGGCGCCCGGCCAGTTCAGCGTTCACCGCACCGATAATTACGATATCAGCGACGCGGTGCTGCTGCCGTCGGGCGAACTCCTGGTCCTGGAGCGGAAGTTTTCGCTGCTGTCGGGGATCGGCATCCGGATCCGGCGCATCGCGCTGACATCGGTGGCGCCGGGCGCCGTGGTCGACGGTCCCCCGATCTTCGATGCCGATCTGGGCCACGAGATCGACAACATGGAGGGGATCGACGCCTATGTTACGCCCGAGGGCGAAACGGTCTTGACCATGGTCTCCGACGACAATTTCTCGATGCTCCAACGCACCCTGCTGCTGCAATTCACGCTGGTAGAGTAA
- the cobT gene encoding cobaltochelatase subunit CobT: MTTSNTKFRTGSKEAPTEPFKRAVTACLRAIAKKPELEVAFASERPGLSPGKARLPEPARKMTRRDAAIVRGHADSIALKLACHDPKVHRKLMPGNPQARGVFEAVEQARVEALGSRRMAGVARNLTAMLDDHFHRGKFDEITDRADAPLSDALAMLVRERLTGLAPPAAARKMVDLWRPVLEDKIGARLDRLDRLAEDQARFGDAVHDLLSALELGDDRNAEADDDENQDENRDGENDQSGAEGSPDSDAAQEMSADQAQATSDEMSESAMESAQASTSDTFDDGELGDDETPGEATRPNSRGVNEPRGPEYHAFAPKFDEVIAAEDLCDHDELERLRSYLDKQLAHLQGIVARLANRLQRRLMAQQNRAWEFDLEEGVLDPARLSRVVTDPYHPLSFMNEKEATFRDTVVTLLLDNSGSMRGRPITVAATCADILARTLERCGVKVEILGFTTRAWKGGQSREAWLAAGKPPNPGRLNDLRHIIYKSADAPWRRARKNLGLMMREGLLKENIDGEALDWAHKRLLGRSEQRKILMMISDGAPVDDSTLSVNPGNYLERHLRHIIEEIETRSPVELIAIGIGHDVTRYYRRAVTIVDAEELGGAITEKLAELFSETQGAASPRTGPRRRLHS; this comes from the coding sequence ATGACGACGTCGAACACCAAATTCCGCACCGGATCAAAGGAAGCGCCGACCGAGCCGTTCAAGCGCGCGGTCACCGCCTGCCTGCGCGCGATCGCTAAAAAGCCGGAGCTTGAAGTGGCGTTCGCCTCCGAGCGTCCCGGCCTGTCGCCGGGCAAGGCGCGGCTGCCGGAGCCGGCGCGCAAGATGACCAGGCGCGACGCCGCCATCGTGCGCGGACACGCGGACTCCATTGCGCTGAAACTCGCCTGCCACGATCCGAAAGTGCACCGCAAACTGATGCCGGGAAATCCGCAGGCGCGCGGCGTTTTCGAAGCGGTCGAGCAGGCGCGGGTGGAAGCGCTCGGCTCGCGGCGGATGGCGGGGGTTGCGAGAAATCTCACCGCGATGCTCGACGATCATTTCCACCGCGGCAAGTTCGACGAGATCACCGACCGCGCCGACGCGCCGTTGTCGGATGCGCTGGCGATGCTGGTGCGCGAGCGCCTGACCGGTCTGGCGCCGCCGGCGGCGGCCCGCAAGATGGTCGACCTCTGGCGTCCGGTACTGGAAGACAAGATCGGCGCGCGGCTCGACCGGCTCGATCGCCTCGCCGAGGATCAGGCGAGATTCGGCGACGCCGTGCATGACCTGTTGTCCGCGCTCGAACTTGGCGATGACCGCAACGCCGAGGCTGACGACGACGAGAACCAGGACGAGAACCGCGACGGCGAGAACGATCAGTCCGGCGCGGAAGGCTCCCCCGACAGCGACGCGGCGCAGGAAATGAGCGCCGATCAGGCGCAGGCGACCTCCGACGAGATGTCGGAGAGCGCGATGGAAAGCGCGCAGGCCTCCACCTCCGATACCTTCGACGACGGCGAGCTCGGAGACGATGAGACGCCGGGCGAAGCGACCCGGCCGAATTCGCGCGGCGTCAACGAGCCGCGTGGACCGGAATATCACGCCTTCGCGCCGAAATTCGACGAGGTGATCGCGGCTGAAGATCTCTGCGATCACGACGAACTGGAACGGCTGCGCAGCTATCTCGACAAGCAGCTCGCGCATCTGCAGGGTATTGTCGCGCGGCTGGCGAACCGGCTGCAGCGGCGCCTGATGGCGCAGCAGAACCGCGCCTGGGAGTTCGATCTCGAGGAGGGCGTGCTCGATCCGGCGCGGCTGTCGCGGGTGGTGACCGATCCCTATCATCCGCTGTCGTTCATGAACGAAAAGGAAGCCACGTTCCGCGACACCGTGGTGACGCTGCTATTGGACAATTCCGGTTCGATGCGCGGGCGCCCGATAACGGTGGCCGCCACCTGCGCGGACATTTTGGCGCGGACGCTGGAGCGCTGTGGCGTCAAGGTGGAAATCCTGGGCTTCACCACGCGGGCGTGGAAGGGCGGGCAATCGCGGGAAGCGTGGCTTGCCGCCGGCAAGCCGCCCAATCCCGGACGCCTCAACGATCTCAGGCACATCATCTACAAATCCGCCGACGCGCCGTGGCGGCGGGCGCGCAAGAATCTGGGGCTGATGATGCGTGAAGGCCTGCTCAAGGAAAACATCGACGGCGAAGCGCTGGACTGGGCGCACAAGCGACTATTGGGCCGCTCCGAGCAGCGCAAGATCCTGATGATGATTTCCGACGGCGCGCCGGTCGACGACTCCACGCTGTCGGTCAATCCCGGCAATTACCTGGAGCGCCACCTGCGCCACATCATCGAGGAAATCGAGACCCGTTCGCCGGTCGAACTGATCGCGATCGGCATCGGTCACGACGTCACGCGCTATTATCGTCGCGCGGTCACCATCGTCGATGCCGAGGAACTCGGCGGCGCCATCACCGAAAAGCTCGCCGAGCTGTTCAGCGAGACCCAGGGCGCCGCGTCTCCCAGGACGGGCCCCCGGCGCAGATTGCATTCGTAG
- the cobS gene encoding cobaltochelatase subunit CobS yields the protein MTTAAMTKAQEPAGLPDMKVSVRQVFGIDSDLEVPAYSEVDPHVPDVDSDYRFDRATTLAILAGFAKNRRVMVTGYHGTGKSTHIEQVAARLNWPCVRVNLDSHISRIDLVGKDSIVVRDGKQVTEFRDGILPWALQHNIALVFDEYDAGRPDVMFVIQRVLEVSGRLTLLDQNKVIKPHPAFRLFSTANTVGLGDTSGLYHGTQQINQGQMDRWSIVTTLNYLAHDEEVEIVLAKAHHYRTQEGRDIVNKMVRLADLTRNAFANGDLSTVMSPRTVITWAENAEIFTDIGFAFRVTFLNKCDELERPLVAEFYQRCFNVELPESSVNVAMS from the coding sequence ATGACGACCGCCGCCATGACCAAAGCGCAGGAGCCCGCCGGTTTGCCCGACATGAAGGTGTCGGTCCGGCAGGTATTCGGTATCGACAGCGACCTTGAGGTGCCGGCTTATTCCGAGGTCGATCCGCACGTGCCGGACGTCGATTCGGATTACCGCTTCGACCGCGCCACCACGCTCGCCATTCTCGCCGGATTTGCCAAAAACCGCCGCGTCATGGTTACGGGCTACCACGGCACCGGGAAGTCGACCCATATCGAGCAGGTCGCTGCACGACTGAACTGGCCATGCGTGCGCGTCAATCTCGACAGCCACATCAGCCGTATCGATCTGGTGGGCAAGGATTCCATCGTCGTGCGCGACGGCAAGCAGGTCACCGAATTCCGCGACGGCATTTTGCCGTGGGCGCTGCAGCACAATATCGCGCTGGTGTTCGACGAATACGACGCCGGGCGGCCCGATGTGATGTTCGTGATCCAGCGCGTGCTGGAGGTTTCCGGCCGCCTGACGCTGCTCGACCAGAACAAGGTGATCAAGCCGCATCCGGCGTTCCGGCTGTTCTCGACCGCCAACACGGTCGGCCTCGGCGATACCTCCGGCCTCTATCATGGCACCCAGCAGATCAACCAGGGCCAGATGGACCGCTGGTCGATCGTAACGACGCTGAACTATCTGGCGCATGACGAGGAAGTCGAGATCGTGCTCGCCAAGGCTCACCACTACCGCACCCAGGAGGGACGCGACATCGTCAACAAGATGGTGCGGCTTGCGGATCTGACCCGCAACGCTTTCGCCAATGGCGATCTGTCGACGGTGATGAGCCCGCGCACGGTAATCACCTGGGCGGAGAATGCCGAAATTTTCACCGATATCGGGTTTGCGTTCCGCGTCACCTTCCTCAACAAGTGCGACGAACTGGAGCGTCCGCTGGTGGCCGAATTCTATCAGCGCTGCTTCAACGTTGAGCTCCCGGAATCCTCGGTCAACGTGGCGATGAGCTAA
- a CDS encoding DedA family protein, with the protein MASFIDPLIAFVSAHAWLAYLTLFLAALLEAVPVIGSVIPGSTTILALSALVPGGELRLQWVLAAAVAGAVLGDGSAFWIGHRAQREILSSWPLSRYPRVIAQSEAFFNRWGALAVFFARFVPPIRAFVPITAGAAGMPPLRFYAVNIPAILLWAPLHVLPGVLAVSALHEYGGLPHHAGHVRHYWILAVIGGALIVALATWTIRRLHGGGAIEPAVRVRKKVEGPAKTSSRRAPPS; encoded by the coding sequence GTGGCCTCATTCATCGATCCATTGATTGCGTTCGTCTCGGCACATGCGTGGCTTGCCTATCTCACGCTATTCCTCGCCGCCCTGCTGGAGGCCGTTCCCGTCATAGGTTCGGTGATTCCAGGCTCGACCACTATCCTGGCGCTGAGCGCCCTGGTGCCTGGCGGCGAGTTGCGGCTGCAGTGGGTGCTGGCGGCGGCGGTGGCCGGGGCGGTGCTCGGCGACGGATCGGCGTTCTGGATCGGGCATCGCGCCCAGCGCGAAATCCTCAGCAGCTGGCCGTTGTCAAGATATCCGCGCGTGATCGCGCAGAGCGAGGCGTTCTTTAATCGCTGGGGTGCGCTGGCGGTGTTCTTTGCGCGCTTCGTGCCGCCGATCCGCGCTTTCGTGCCGATAACGGCGGGCGCGGCGGGCATGCCGCCGCTGCGGTTTTACGCCGTCAACATCCCCGCAATCCTGCTGTGGGCGCCGCTCCATGTGCTGCCCGGCGTGCTGGCGGTTTCCGCGCTGCACGAATATGGCGGGCTCCCCCATCATGCCGGGCACGTCAGGCATTACTGGATATTGGCCGTGATCGGCGGCGCGCTGATCGTGGCACTGGCGACCTGGACGATCCGCCGCCTGCATGGCGGCGGCGCCATCGAGCCGGCGGTACGGGTCCGCAAGAAGGTTGAAGGCCCGGCGAAAACTAGCTCGCGCCGCGCACCACCGTCTTGA
- a CDS encoding J domain-containing protein, which yields MPIDSSKFFDSIRIKPNKLSAKQQAQAREESAMCEWPDCKNKGPHRAPKGRANDKEYWHFCLNHVREYNQSYNFFSGMNADAVARYQKDALTGHRPTWKMGANTSAKKGKGSPEADLEGASDPFSMFSELNGRGRWRPGPGGAAGETKVETRKIFNAERKALQVMGLGSDATLETVKAKYKALVKQHHPDANGGDRSTEDRLIEIIKAYNYLKTVVRGAS from the coding sequence ATGCCGATTGATTCATCCAAATTCTTCGACTCCATTCGCATCAAGCCCAACAAGCTGAGCGCGAAGCAGCAGGCGCAGGCGCGGGAAGAATCCGCGATGTGCGAATGGCCGGACTGCAAGAACAAGGGGCCGCACCGCGCGCCCAAGGGCCGGGCCAATGACAAGGAGTACTGGCACTTCTGTCTCAACCACGTCCGCGAATACAACCAGTCCTATAATTTCTTTTCCGGGATGAATGCCGACGCGGTCGCGCGCTACCAGAAGGATGCGCTGACCGGCCATCGTCCGACCTGGAAGATGGGCGCCAACACCAGCGCCAAGAAGGGCAAGGGCAGCCCCGAGGCCGACCTGGAAGGCGCCTCCGACCCGTTCAGCATGTTCAGCGAACTCAATGGGCGCGGCCGCTGGCGGCCGGGTCCGGGCGGAGCCGCCGGCGAGACCAAGGTCGAAACCCGAAAAATATTCAACGCCGAGCGCAAGGCGTTGCAGGTGATGGGGCTCGGCTCGGATGCGACGCTCGAGACCGTCAAGGCGAAGTACAAGGCGCTGGTGAAGCAGCACCATCCCGACGCCAATGGCGGCGACCGCTCCACCGAAGATCGCCTGATCGAGATCATCAAGGCGTATAATTATCTCAAGACGGTGGTGCGCGGCGCGAGCTAG
- a CDS encoding BolA family protein: MSTKDAITNKLREAFSPESLDVTDESHLHEGHAGHRPGGETHFRVYIVSPAFQGKSRIERHRMINATLAGELAGSVHALAIKAQAPGEADG; encoded by the coding sequence ATGAGCACCAAAGACGCTATCACAAACAAGTTGCGCGAAGCTTTCTCGCCCGAAAGCCTCGACGTCACGGACGAATCACATTTGCATGAGGGCCACGCCGGCCACAGGCCGGGCGGCGAAACGCATTTCAGAGTTTATATTGTGTCGCCGGCGTTCCAGGGGAAGAGCCGGATCGAACGCCACCGCATGATTAATGCCACCCTCGCCGGGGAACTCGCCGGCTCCGTCCACGCGCTGGCAATCAAGGCGCAGGCGCCGGGGGAAGCGGACGGCTGA
- a CDS encoding HlyC/CorC family transporter, translating to MDWLTFSIVLACLLISAFFSASETALTAASRASMLRLSKQGNREADVVSSLVAMRDRMIGALLLGNNIANIGASALATGIFTAWFGEVGVLYATGVMTVTVVIFAEVLPKTIAINAPDRVALLVARPMKLMVYLLGPLLTVIEAIVRALMRMLGIKIGINQPILSPIERLRGAVDLLHHEGKVEKQDRDMFGGLLDLRELQVSDVMVHRTEMVMINADLPPEDLVREVLATEYTRIPLWRDKPENIIGVLHAKDLLRAIRAADGDTSRIDVSTIALPPWFVPEMRPVSEQLKAFRRRKTHFALVVDEYGEVEGMVTLEDILEEIVGDISDEHDVVVAGVRAQPDGSVVVDGSVPIRDLNRAMDWHLPDEEATTVAGLVIHEARSIPERGQSFTFHGFRFRVLRRERNRITALRIVAVPRETEVEEKKPKRAGTAF from the coding sequence ATGGACTGGCTTACATTCTCCATCGTCCTCGCCTGCCTGCTGATCTCGGCGTTCTTTTCCGCGAGCGAGACAGCGCTCACCGCGGCTTCGCGCGCGAGCATGCTGCGGCTGTCGAAGCAGGGCAACCGCGAGGCTGACGTCGTTTCCAGCCTGGTTGCGATGCGCGACCGGATGATCGGCGCGCTGCTGCTCGGTAACAACATCGCCAATATCGGCGCCTCGGCGCTGGCGACCGGCATCTTCACGGCCTGGTTCGGCGAGGTCGGCGTGCTCTATGCCACCGGCGTGATGACGGTGACGGTTGTGATCTTTGCCGAGGTGCTGCCGAAGACCATTGCCATCAACGCGCCGGACCGCGTGGCGCTGCTGGTCGCCCGTCCGATGAAGCTGATGGTCTACCTGCTGGGACCGCTGCTCACCGTGATCGAGGCGATCGTCCGCGCGCTGATGAGAATGCTGGGCATCAAGATCGGCATCAACCAGCCGATCCTTTCGCCGATCGAGCGCTTGCGCGGCGCGGTCGATCTGCTCCACCACGAAGGCAAGGTCGAAAAGCAGGACCGCGACATGTTCGGCGGGCTGTTGGATCTGCGCGAGCTTCAGGTCTCCGACGTGATGGTTCATCGCACCGAAATGGTGATGATCAATGCCGACCTGCCGCCGGAAGATCTGGTGCGCGAGGTGCTGGCCACCGAATACACGCGGATTCCGCTGTGGCGCGACAAGCCGGAAAACATCATCGGCGTGCTGCACGCCAAGGATCTGCTGCGCGCGATACGCGCGGCCGATGGCGATACATCGAGGATCGACGTCTCGACCATCGCGCTGCCGCCCTGGTTCGTGCCGGAGATGCGTCCGGTGTCCGAACAGCTCAAAGCCTTCCGCCGCCGCAAGACCCATTTCGCGCTGGTTGTCGACGAGTACGGCGAAGTCGAAGGCATGGTGACGCTGGAGGACATCCTGGAAGAGATCGTCGGCGATATTTCCGACGAGCACGATGTGGTGGTGGCCGGCGTCCGCGCCCAGCCCGACGGCTCGGTGGTGGTCGACGGCTCGGTGCCGATCCGCGATCTCAACCGCGCGATGGACTGGCATCTGCCCGATGAAGAGGCGACCACCGTCGCCGGCCTTGTGATTCACGAGGCGCGTTCGATCCCCGAGCGGGGCCAGAGTTTCACCTTCCACGGCTTCCGCTTCCGCGTCCTGCGCCGCGAGCGCAACCGCATCACCGCGCTGCGGATCGTGGCGGTGCCGCGCGAGACCGAGGTCGAGGAGAAAAAGCCAAAGCGGGCAGGCACCGCGTTTTAG